The Chroicocephalus ridibundus chromosome 2, bChrRid1.1, whole genome shotgun sequence genome includes a region encoding these proteins:
- the BMI1 gene encoding polycomb complex protein BMI-1: protein MHRTTRIKITELNPHLMCVLCGGYFIDATTIIECLHSFCKTCIVRYLETSKYCPICDVQVHKTRPLLNIRSDKTLQDIVYKLVPGLFKNEMKRRRDFYAAHPSADAANGSNEDRGEVADEDKRIITDDEIISLSIEFFDQNRLERKGNKEKEKSKEEVNDKRYLRCPAAMTVMHLRKFLRSKMDIPNTFQIDVMYEEEPLKDYYTLMDIAYIYTWRRNGPLPLKYRVRPTCKRMKISHQREGLNNSGELESDSGSDKASSPAGGIPSTSSCLPSPSTPVQSPHPQFPHISSTMNGTSSSPSSNHQSSFTNRARKTSINGSSATSSG from the exons ATGCACCGAACAACCAGAATCAAAATAACCGAGCTAAACCCCCATCTCATGTGCGTGCTCTGCGGCGGGTACTTCATTGATGCAACAACCATCATAGAGTGCCTCCACTCCT TCTGTAAGACCTGTATCGTGCGTTACTTGGAGACCAGCAAGTATTGTCCTATCTGTGATGTCCAAGTTCACAAAACTCGACCGCTTTTGAATATAAG GTCAGATAAAACTCTCCAAGATATTGTATACAAGCTAGTACCAGGCCTTTTCAAAA atgaaatgaaaagaagaaggGATTTTTATGCTGCTCATCCGTCGGCTGATG CTGCCAATGGCTCTAATGAAGACAGGGGCGAAGTGGCTGATGAAGACAAAAGAATTATAACAGACGACGAGATAATAAGCTTGTCCATTGAATTCTTTGACCAGAATAG ACTGGAACGAAAAGgaaataaggagaaagaaaaatcaaaggaagag GTGAATGACAAAAGATACTTGCGCTGCCCAGCAGCAATGACAGTGATGCATCTAAGAAAATTCCTGAGGAGTAAAATGGATATACCTAACACTTTCCAG ATCGATGTGATGTATGAAGAGGAGCCCCTGAAGGACTACTACACCCTCATGGACATTGCCTACATCTACACCTGGAGGCGG AACGGGCCTCTCCCCCTGAAATACCGGGTCCGACCTACTTGCAAGAGGATGAAGATCAGTCACCAGAGGGAAGGCTTGAATAACAGCGGGGAGCTGGAAAGTGACTCTGGGAGCGACAAGGCGAGCAGCCCGGCGGGAGGcatcccctccacctcctcctgtttgcccagccccagcacgcCGGTCCAGTCTCCTCACCCCCAGTTCCCCCACATCTCCAGCACCATGAacggcaccagcagcagccccagcagtaACCACCAGTCCTCCTTTACCAACAGAGCGCGGAAAACGTCGATAAACGGCTCCTCGGCCACTTCATCTGGTTGA